One Rissa tridactyla isolate bRisTri1 chromosome 1, bRisTri1.patW.cur.20221130, whole genome shotgun sequence DNA segment encodes these proteins:
- the LOC128904514 gene encoding uncharacterized protein LOC128904514 isoform X1, protein MLPIFTLQAALCALVILEACRDVTTIDVRVCDYVIFDLDYAQSERSFWISWHKGNKSTQRWTYGNTRHGQNIRVFPNGTLGLRVVGKEDAGWYTATVCNSSQHCLYQSKFQLRVHGHLVRGHVGDCVTFDLNCVQSVRYIHIMWKKENQRVAKIRQAENAPVIYCNRAHVFPNGSLSRCPTQWGDEGEYVAEVYDEDGFHLHQETFNLELHRVETFKEITEFIGGSMFLNLTETKLKHFFQVVWKKENREIAWTNGSWVWYHEEYCNRSEIVSNYSLRLDKIQKRDRGRYSIEANDRNGRTVYECIANVKVEQKETFGRNPLHVPFYILIVSLGVVTITVLVALIWHFQKHKDRSVWITVPSIRHASLILTDDRDNPEEDKERDENSPCSQNGENLSVQGLDGTNFTEQKTNDLLRNNKEANPATADKVMYSVVSRFQDGERPKLPGLKSMKSVKPQASVNEAYVAPNIEKTTRPESEHCNPHGFEDCFSPDFDHSIPPVLDGCTPAEFSWCSPPGLEDLKDDYLPSGSTASCKCSEGDMSSQYAVVKSTRGLPEDKPGDSVFQENP, encoded by the exons CTTGCAGGGATGTGACGACGATAGATGTGAGAGTGTGCGACTATGTTATTTTTGACCTTGACTATGCCCAATCGGAGCGGTCCTTTTGGATCAGCTGGCACAAGGGAAATAAGTCCACACAGCGCTGGACGTATGGCAACACCAGGCATGGCCAGAACATTCGTGTCTTTCCTAATGGGACGTTGGGGCTCCGCGTGGTTGGGAAAGAGGATGCAGGATGGTACACAGCCACAGTGTGCAACAGTTCTCAGCATTGTCTCTACCAAAGCAAATTTCAGCTACGTGTGCATG GGCACCTTGTCAGAGGGCATGTAGGTGACTGTGTTACTTTTGACCTGAACTGCGTGCAATCAGTCAGGTACATCCATATcatgtggaagaaagaaaaccagcgAGTGGCCAAGATAAGACAGGCAGAAAATGCCCCTGTGATCTACTGCAACAGAGCCCACGTGTTCCCTAACGGCAGCTTGAGCCGTTGCCCCACACAATGGGGGGATGAGGGAGAGTATGTGGCAGAAGTATATGATGAGGATGGCTTCCATTTGCATCAGGAAACTTTTAACCTGGAACTGCATA GAGTGGAAACAttcaaagaaatcacagaatttaTTGGTGGATCCATGTTCTTGAATCTAACAGAGACAAAGCTGAAACACTTCTTCCAggtagtctggaaaaaagaaaacagagaaattgcTTGGACAAATGGTTCTTGGGTTTGGTACCATGAGGAATATTGTAACAGGTCTGAGATTGTGTCTAATTACAGTCTCAGACTAGACAAGATTCAGAAACGTGACCGTGGGAGATATTCTATAGAAGCGAATGACAGAAATGGGAGAACTGTCTATGAATGCATTGCTAATGTGAAAGTTG AGCAAAAGGAGACATTCGGAAGAAATCCTCTTCATGTACCATTCTATATTCTCATAGTATCACTAGGAGTTGTAACTATTACTGTCTTGGTTGCACTGATATGGCATTTTCAGAAGCACAAAGACAGATCAG TTTGGATCACAGTACCAAGCATTCGACATGCAAGTTTGATACTTACAGATGACAGAGACAATCCTGAGGAAGATAAAGAAAGGGATGAAAACAGTCCTTGTTCAC AAAATGGTGAAAATCTTAGTGTGCAGGGATTAGATGGTACAAACTTCACTGAGCAAAAGACTAATGATTTGCTGAGAAACAACAAAGAGGCTAACCCAGCAACAGCTGACAAGGTGATGTATTCTGTTGTCTCCAGATTTCAAG ATGGAGAAAGACCCAAGCTGCCAGGGCTCAAAAGTATGAAATCTGTAAAGCCTCAGGCTTCAGTTAATGAAGCGTATGTTGCCCCAAACATTGAGAAGACCACCCGTCCAGAATCTGAGCACTGCAATCCTCACGGATTTGAGGACTGCTTTTCACCAGATTTTGATCACTCCATTCCCCCAGTGCTTGATGGCTGTACTCCTGCAGAATTCAGTTGGTGCAGTCCTCCAGGACTTGAGGACTTGAAGGATGACTATTTGCCTTCAGGATCCACAGCGTCCTGCAAATGCAGTGAAGGAGACATGTCCTCTCAGTATGCTGTGGTCAAGAGCACAAGGGGACTCCCAGAAGACAAGCCTGGAGATTCA GTCTTCCAGGAGAACCCATGA
- the LOC128904514 gene encoding uncharacterized protein LOC128904514 isoform X2, whose protein sequence is MLPIFTLQAALCALVILEACRDVTTIDVRVCDYVIFDLDYAQSERSFWISWHKGNKSTQRWTYGNTRHGQNIRVFPNGTLGLRVVGKEDAGWYTATVCNSSQHCLYQSKFQLRVHGHLVRGHVGDCVTFDLNCVQSVRYIHIMWKKENQRVAKIRQAENAPVIYCNRAHVFPNGSLSRCPTQWGDEGEYVAEVYDEDGFHLHQETFNLELHRVETFKEITEFIGGSMFLNLTETKLKHFFQVVWKKENREIAWTNGSWVWYHEEYCNRSEIVSNYSLRLDKIQKRDRGRYSIEANDRNGRTVYECIANVKVEQKETFGRNPLHVPFYILIVSLGVVTITVLVALIWHFQKHKDRSVWITVPSIRHASLILTDDRDNPEEDKERDENSPCSQNGENLSVQGLDGTNFTEQKTNDLLRNNKEANPATADKMEKDPSCQGSKV, encoded by the exons CTTGCAGGGATGTGACGACGATAGATGTGAGAGTGTGCGACTATGTTATTTTTGACCTTGACTATGCCCAATCGGAGCGGTCCTTTTGGATCAGCTGGCACAAGGGAAATAAGTCCACACAGCGCTGGACGTATGGCAACACCAGGCATGGCCAGAACATTCGTGTCTTTCCTAATGGGACGTTGGGGCTCCGCGTGGTTGGGAAAGAGGATGCAGGATGGTACACAGCCACAGTGTGCAACAGTTCTCAGCATTGTCTCTACCAAAGCAAATTTCAGCTACGTGTGCATG GGCACCTTGTCAGAGGGCATGTAGGTGACTGTGTTACTTTTGACCTGAACTGCGTGCAATCAGTCAGGTACATCCATATcatgtggaagaaagaaaaccagcgAGTGGCCAAGATAAGACAGGCAGAAAATGCCCCTGTGATCTACTGCAACAGAGCCCACGTGTTCCCTAACGGCAGCTTGAGCCGTTGCCCCACACAATGGGGGGATGAGGGAGAGTATGTGGCAGAAGTATATGATGAGGATGGCTTCCATTTGCATCAGGAAACTTTTAACCTGGAACTGCATA GAGTGGAAACAttcaaagaaatcacagaatttaTTGGTGGATCCATGTTCTTGAATCTAACAGAGACAAAGCTGAAACACTTCTTCCAggtagtctggaaaaaagaaaacagagaaattgcTTGGACAAATGGTTCTTGGGTTTGGTACCATGAGGAATATTGTAACAGGTCTGAGATTGTGTCTAATTACAGTCTCAGACTAGACAAGATTCAGAAACGTGACCGTGGGAGATATTCTATAGAAGCGAATGACAGAAATGGGAGAACTGTCTATGAATGCATTGCTAATGTGAAAGTTG AGCAAAAGGAGACATTCGGAAGAAATCCTCTTCATGTACCATTCTATATTCTCATAGTATCACTAGGAGTTGTAACTATTACTGTCTTGGTTGCACTGATATGGCATTTTCAGAAGCACAAAGACAGATCAG TTTGGATCACAGTACCAAGCATTCGACATGCAAGTTTGATACTTACAGATGACAGAGACAATCCTGAGGAAGATAAAGAAAGGGATGAAAACAGTCCTTGTTCAC AAAATGGTGAAAATCTTAGTGTGCAGGGATTAGATGGTACAAACTTCACTGAGCAAAAGACTAATGATTTGCTGAGAAACAACAAAGAGGCTAACCCAGCAACAGCTGACAAG ATGGAGAAAGACCCAAGCTGCCAGGGCTCAAAAGTATGA